Proteins from one Mesotoga infera genomic window:
- a CDS encoding valine--tRNA ligase, with the protein MKELGTRYTPSDLEKKWYSYWKENGHFKPKGSGKPFTIMIPPPNITAALHMGHALNLILQDIMTRFKRMQGFRALWVPGEDHAGIATQNAVEKNLAKKGIDRRKLGREKFLETTWDWTREYRQKIREQIEAMGCSVDWSRERFTLDERLSHAVRKSFVQLYKEGLIYRGKYIVNWCPRCSTVLSDEEVEHEDEKGAFYHIKYPIKGSDEFVVIATTRPETMLADTGVAVYPSDERYLSLQGKTAILPLVNRELPIVADRYVDPTFGTGALKVTPAHDPNDFQIGIRHNLPLVEVFDKDAKITEAGGKYAGLDRYEARKQVVKDLEEQGYLLKIEPMVHAVGRCYRCDTVVEPSLSDQWYVKVGPLAERGIKAVEDGEVVFFPETWKKVYLNWMNDIRDWCISRQLWWGHRIPVWYCDECGEVIVEENDPESCPNCGSGKIRQDEDVLDTWFSSQLWPFTTLGWPEETEDLATYYPTSVLITGFDIIFFWVARMIMAGYHFMGEKPFEHVFINRLIRDKTGQKMSKSKGNGIDPLDVIKEYGTDAMRFTLAILAAQNHDIKLDIRFFDIYKKFANKIWNAARFAIMNLEDFESLELEKAELALEDRWILSRLQRSLESMTVSLESYDFPAAAKTIYAFFWNEFCDWYIESAKPRLYEGKGDRKVAQNVLVRVLDISLRMLHPIMPYITEELWQKLPGSDGALIVADWPKVEGNMIDPEAENAYSRLMDTVRGIRNVKAEMNIPPSTRTDVYYLGTPLEKSYLDLIAHLSNSNAISLKDGKSRGSVSAWGDQSNLFYVVLGEIDVPSEINRLQAKLEKECKDLEKTEVKLSNEDFLKNAPEEVVLENRERLVTSRDNIERIKKIIEDLR; encoded by the coding sequence ATGAAAGAACTGGGAACCAGGTACACTCCTTCCGACCTGGAGAAGAAGTGGTACTCATACTGGAAGGAGAACGGCCACTTCAAACCTAAGGGCAGTGGAAAGCCTTTCACCATAATGATACCGCCACCAAACATAACGGCAGCCCTCCATATGGGTCACGCACTCAATCTCATCCTTCAAGATATCATGACAAGGTTCAAGAGAATGCAGGGTTTCAGGGCTCTCTGGGTTCCGGGAGAGGACCACGCCGGTATCGCAACGCAGAATGCCGTCGAGAAAAACCTCGCCAAGAAGGGTATCGACAGGAGGAAACTCGGCCGTGAAAAATTCCTGGAAACTACATGGGATTGGACCAGGGAATACAGGCAGAAAATCAGGGAACAGATAGAGGCCATGGGCTGTTCCGTTGACTGGAGCAGGGAGCGATTCACCCTGGATGAACGATTGAGCCATGCCGTAAGAAAATCCTTCGTTCAACTCTACAAGGAAGGCCTGATATACAGGGGCAAATACATAGTCAACTGGTGTCCCAGATGTTCAACGGTTCTTTCGGACGAGGAAGTGGAACACGAGGACGAAAAGGGAGCCTTCTACCACATAAAGTATCCTATCAAGGGCAGCGATGAGTTCGTAGTGATAGCGACCACCAGACCGGAAACCATGCTTGCAGATACGGGGGTTGCCGTCTATCCCTCCGACGAGAGATACTTATCGTTGCAGGGAAAGACGGCCATACTGCCTCTGGTAAACAGGGAGCTTCCCATAGTGGCCGACAGGTACGTCGATCCGACCTTCGGTACGGGCGCGCTCAAGGTGACCCCGGCGCACGATCCGAACGACTTCCAGATAGGGATAAGACACAATCTGCCGCTGGTGGAGGTCTTCGACAAAGACGCGAAAATAACCGAAGCCGGCGGCAAGTACGCCGGTCTGGACAGATACGAGGCCAGGAAACAGGTGGTTAAGGATCTCGAGGAACAGGGTTATCTGCTAAAGATAGAACCTATGGTTCATGCAGTGGGAAGGTGCTACCGTTGCGACACGGTAGTCGAACCCTCGCTCTCGGACCAGTGGTACGTGAAGGTCGGACCGCTCGCCGAGAGGGGAATAAAGGCCGTCGAAGACGGAGAGGTCGTCTTCTTCCCCGAAACCTGGAAGAAGGTCTATCTCAACTGGATGAACGATATAAGGGACTGGTGCATCTCCAGACAGCTCTGGTGGGGCCATCGCATCCCGGTCTGGTACTGCGACGAGTGTGGAGAGGTCATAGTTGAGGAGAACGATCCCGAAAGCTGTCCCAACTGCGGCTCGGGCAAGATCCGGCAGGATGAGGACGTACTCGACACCTGGTTCTCCTCACAGCTCTGGCCATTCACGACGCTGGGCTGGCCAGAAGAGACGGAAGATCTGGCGACTTACTACCCGACGAGCGTCCTCATAACCGGCTTCGATATAATTTTCTTCTGGGTGGCGAGAATGATCATGGCCGGCTACCACTTCATGGGCGAAAAACCCTTCGAACATGTGTTCATAAACCGGCTGATAAGGGATAAGACCGGACAGAAGATGTCGAAATCGAAGGGGAACGGCATCGACCCGCTTGATGTTATAAAAGAGTACGGAACGGACGCGATGCGCTTCACGTTGGCCATTCTGGCGGCACAGAATCACGATATAAAACTCGACATAAGGTTTTTCGACATATACAAGAAGTTCGCCAACAAGATCTGGAATGCGGCCAGATTCGCCATAATGAACCTGGAAGACTTCGAATCCCTGGAGCTTGAAAAGGCAGAGCTGGCTCTCGAAGACCGTTGGATACTCTCGCGTCTTCAGAGGTCTCTGGAATCGATGACCGTGAGTCTGGAGTCCTACGACTTCCCTGCCGCCGCCAAGACGATATACGCTTTCTTCTGGAACGAATTCTGCGACTGGTACATAGAAAGCGCCAAACCCAGGCTTTACGAAGGGAAGGGCGACAGAAAAGTGGCGCAAAACGTGCTCGTCAGGGTGCTCGATATATCCCTTAGAATGCTTCACCCAATCATGCCGTACATAACCGAGGAGCTATGGCAGAAACTACCCGGGTCAGACGGAGCTCTCATAGTCGCCGACTGGCCGAAAGTCGAAGGAAATATGATCGACCCTGAGGCCGAAAACGCCTATTCTCGCCTCATGGATACGGTGAGGGGCATCAGGAACGTCAAAGCCGAGATGAACATCCCGCCTTCGACCAGAACCGACGTGTACTATCTGGGAACTCCGCTGGAAAAAAGCTACCTCGACCTCATAGCCCATCTGTCCAATTCCAACGCGATTTCTCTCAAAGACGGCAAATCCAGGGGCAGTGTCTCGGCCTGGGGAGACCAGTCTAACCTCTTCTACGTTGTCCTTGGAGAGATAGACGTACCTTCGGAGATAAACCGACTTCAGGCAAAACTTGAGAAAGAATGCAAAGACCTTGAAAAGACCGAAGTGAAACTGTCTAACGAAGACTTCCTTAAAAACGCTCCCGAAGAAGTTGTTCTGGAGAACAGAGAACGCCTCGTAACGAGCAGGGACAACATCGAAAGGATAAAAAAGATTATAGAAGATTTGAGATGA
- a CDS encoding bifunctional folylpolyglutamate synthase/dihydrofolate synthase: protein MSRTYSQTIDYLYNSRPYGQIKYGLYRIRELLERLGNPQKACPIVHITGTNGKGSVAATIATVLTFHGLKTGLNISPHIVSFRERIQLDGHFIKEDEVVHLLEEMQPALEKMDAKGEEYSPSFFEVVTAMSFMYYREKQADVAVVEVGLGGRFDASNIIDSALVSIITSVGLDHMNILGDSEEKIAFEKSGIIKSGCPIVTGVTRPSVLRVIEETARNLNSPLYAYWRDFNATGRSYSTNDNIFDYYGDRTLENLHINLNGEHQTMNAAISLKALELSFGRLGLEMREEALRKALGQIFWPGRFEVMHVQGKEIVLDGAHNPEAAKVLKKTVERYYPGQRLTILFGSLDDKDFESNIRALAPVADRVVVCRVPNHRSVHPENVAGVWKRYASNVEYIDSYREALDSLLKGGEKRFLICGSLYLVSELRNILTGVKEYAGRR from the coding sequence ATGAGTAGAACATACAGTCAGACCATAGATTACCTTTATAATTCGCGACCTTATGGACAGATCAAATACGGACTCTATAGAATAAGAGAACTCCTGGAAAGACTGGGCAACCCGCAAAAGGCCTGCCCAATCGTCCATATAACCGGAACCAATGGCAAGGGCAGCGTGGCCGCCACCATCGCCACAGTCTTAACGTTTCACGGTCTCAAGACGGGTCTGAACATCTCCCCGCACATAGTGTCCTTCAGAGAGAGGATACAGCTAGACGGGCATTTCATAAAGGAAGACGAGGTAGTACACCTCCTGGAAGAGATGCAGCCGGCTCTGGAGAAGATGGATGCCAAGGGTGAGGAGTACTCTCCCAGCTTCTTCGAAGTGGTGACGGCGATGAGCTTCATGTACTACAGGGAAAAGCAAGCCGACGTCGCGGTCGTAGAAGTCGGTTTGGGGGGCAGGTTCGACGCAAGTAACATTATCGACTCGGCTCTGGTCTCGATAATAACCAGCGTAGGCCTCGACCATATGAACATACTAGGCGACAGTGAAGAGAAGATCGCATTCGAGAAATCCGGGATAATTAAATCCGGCTGTCCGATCGTAACCGGTGTCACCCGTCCGTCTGTGCTCAGGGTGATCGAAGAGACGGCACGCAATTTGAACTCTCCGCTTTACGCGTACTGGCGTGATTTCAACGCGACCGGCAGGAGCTACTCCACCAACGACAATATCTTCGACTATTACGGCGACAGAACGCTGGAGAATTTGCATATAAATCTCAACGGCGAGCACCAGACAATGAACGCGGCCATATCGCTAAAGGCTCTTGAACTCTCGTTCGGCAGACTGGGTCTTGAAATGAGGGAAGAGGCTCTGAGAAAGGCGCTCGGGCAGATTTTCTGGCCCGGAAGGTTTGAAGTGATGCACGTCCAGGGCAAGGAGATAGTACTCGACGGCGCCCACAATCCCGAGGCGGCTAAGGTCCTCAAAAAGACCGTGGAGAGATATTACCCTGGCCAAAGGCTGACCATCCTCTTCGGAAGTCTCGACGATAAAGACTTTGAAAGCAACATCAGGGCGCTCGCGCCTGTGGCCGATAGGGTAGTGGTCTGCAGAGTTCCCAACCACCGCAGCGTCCATCCCGAGAACGTGGCTGGCGTCTGGAAAAGATACGCAAGCAACGTCGAGTACATAGATTCTTACCGGGAGGCGCTCGACTCCCTACTCAAAGGCGGGGAGAAACGGTTTCTAATTTGCGGTTCGCTCTATCTGGTGAGCGAGCTCAGGAACATCCTCACCGGAGTGAAGGAATATGCTGGAAGGCGTTGA
- the ruvA gene encoding Holliday junction branch migration protein RuvA gives MLEGVEGKVLEKRETEVVVQVGGFYLRLNCTPGTLNRLVKGETALLLTRMAYSQDRPPELYGFAEREELDLFDTLLKMSKIGPKSAMKILSATTPSRLRSLIATRNIDELSRLPGVGKKTAERIVVELASVLNIAEGEEEMRSLPTTQRSTGEDAIIALASLGFDEQQARRTVAGLLKKNPSIDTQELIKTALKEIRG, from the coding sequence ATGCTGGAAGGCGTTGAGGGGAAGGTACTGGAAAAGCGGGAGACCGAAGTCGTAGTACAGGTTGGAGGCTTCTATTTGAGGTTGAACTGCACTCCCGGCACCCTGAACAGACTCGTGAAGGGAGAGACGGCTCTTCTTCTCACCCGCATGGCCTATTCTCAGGATAGACCTCCCGAGCTTTACGGTTTCGCTGAGAGGGAGGAGCTGGATCTCTTCGACACATTGCTCAAGATGAGCAAGATCGGCCCGAAATCGGCGATGAAGATCCTCTCGGCAACGACACCCTCCAGATTGCGAAGCCTCATTGCCACCAGAAATATCGACGAGCTATCAAGATTGCCGGGCGTGGGAAAAAAGACGGCCGAGAGGATCGTCGTCGAACTGGCCTCTGTGCTGAACATTGCCGAAGGCGAAGAGGAAATGAGATCGCTGCCTACTACTCAACGTTCGACCGGCGAAGATGCCATAATAGCTCTTGCCTCGCTCGGCTTCGATGAACAGCAAGCGAGAAGGACCGTCGCCGGTCTTCTCAAGAAAAATCCCTCGATCGATACACAGGAACTCATCAAAACGGCCTTAAAAGAGATCAGAGGATAG
- the mnmE gene encoding tRNA uridine-5-carboxymethylaminomethyl(34) synthesis GTPase MnmE has protein sequence MKRLFTDPICALATARGVSAIATVRCSGERILERLLPLLERPDKPKPRRIYLTSFKAKGEFLDEILFVYFQAPASYTGEEMVELSFHGNPIIIDRAMEALLEAGFRQALPGEFTRRAVLNGKIDLPKAEAINAMITSRSETALDVARRSYVEGISKEISIFREEIIRLLATIEVELNYPDEVETDYKDLGEKLNDLSESISAFIESASKGLRIAQGIKTVIVGETNVGKSTLLNALLRRDRAIVSDIPGTTRDTIEEDLSINGVLFRVIDTAGIRASNDAIEEMGIQRSLKAIEDADLLILLSDPAGDPGYLQKIDLEGKRVIRAANKSDIRQIDGAGYDVVISARTGQGLASLEKLMVEKTVDLTSIGEQIIVSARQRVCLQECLRYLHQSLEAIEERVTIDIVSTLVESAAKSLDELLGRNLTEDLLDRIFSDFCVGK, from the coding sequence TTGAAGAGATTGTTCACTGATCCGATATGCGCCCTTGCGACAGCCAGGGGCGTCTCTGCGATCGCGACGGTCAGGTGTTCCGGCGAGCGGATACTGGAGAGGCTCCTTCCTCTCCTGGAGCGGCCCGATAAACCAAAACCCAGAAGGATCTATCTAACTTCCTTCAAGGCTAAGGGGGAATTCCTCGACGAGATACTCTTCGTGTATTTCCAGGCACCGGCCTCCTACACTGGAGAAGAGATGGTGGAACTCTCCTTCCACGGCAATCCGATAATCATCGATAGAGCTATGGAAGCCCTTCTCGAAGCGGGTTTCAGACAAGCTCTTCCCGGAGAGTTCACCAGGCGGGCCGTTTTGAACGGCAAGATCGATCTCCCAAAGGCCGAGGCTATAAACGCGATGATAACCTCGCGAAGCGAGACGGCTCTGGATGTGGCGAGAAGGAGTTACGTAGAGGGTATTTCCAAAGAGATCTCGATCTTCAGAGAAGAGATAATCCGGTTGCTGGCGACGATAGAAGTTGAGCTCAACTACCCCGACGAGGTCGAGACCGATTACAAAGACCTGGGTGAAAAGCTGAACGACCTTTCGGAAAGTATTTCGGCTTTCATCGAGAGCGCCAGCAAGGGGTTGAGGATCGCTCAGGGAATCAAGACGGTTATCGTGGGCGAGACCAACGTCGGGAAGTCCACACTTCTCAACGCGCTGCTCAGAAGGGACCGGGCGATCGTTTCCGATATTCCCGGAACCACCAGAGACACTATCGAAGAGGACCTGAGCATAAATGGCGTTCTCTTCAGAGTAATCGATACGGCCGGCATACGAGCCTCGAACGATGCGATCGAAGAGATGGGAATACAGAGGAGCCTGAAGGCCATCGAAGATGCTGACCTCCTGATACTTCTGAGCGATCCGGCAGGCGATCCCGGTTATCTTCAAAAAATCGACCTGGAGGGGAAGAGAGTGATCAGAGCAGCGAACAAGTCCGATATAAGACAGATCGACGGCGCCGGTTACGACGTCGTAATAAGCGCCAGAACCGGGCAGGGACTCGCCTCGCTCGAAAAGCTGATGGTCGAAAAGACCGTCGACCTGACTTCGATCGGAGAGCAGATAATCGTCAGCGCAAGGCAAAGGGTCTGTCTCCAAGAGTGTCTGCGATATCTTCACCAATCTTTAGAAGCCATCGAAGAGAGGGTGACAATCGACATAGTGAGCACGCTCGTCGAGAGCGCTGCCAAAAGCCTCGACGAACTTTTGGGAAGGAACCTGACCGAGGACCTGCTCGACAGGATCTTCAGCGATTTCTGCGTCGGGAAGTGA
- a CDS encoding amylo-alpha-1,6-glucosidase, with translation MIRILGKRESRLEKIISKTKHSVSHDLDTVSKNDVVLFIDTVPDKDILSRTIGRTPVVLYGSAVKALQLIGIEERGAIEESRVSLSDAPWDKRGFQSYRGHPLFHGLHGGFYSIHLNAYEKMPDVFYYRGNAAKVIAVEKRYISYVRENALIWLHTFEGFPVLSIGGLLPLEREDDPYWREVEKFVENTLEFMSGGGQGGSYWTEAYCVCRHVFFDRDSEIPSLSPVIIWPDASIAVENACGYLSTSGERLLANMSDERIEEVWAHPFRILKFLEFSIDGKPLPLSARSVFCTPERVEFKLECGRINVFSSLKEPFLFVQVDPNDRREHTIGVLFESDMRIMWPMDEAYSGDRFYTVFERGVRLFTEDGQMRALIVNSNPVRIEIGDDGKSVTGRFESRFEGTGYMAIIASIAGEECPRSIDMQKEIERARNFYTAYLERGRVRTDDHRLNEALDLARVGAIKFRAATPGIGTGLMAGYASSRPGWFSARPGYAWYFGRDSLWCSLALLDIGDFETVRENLELLIKYRRLDGKIYHELTSSGVVHYDAADSTPLFLYTLYRYVKHTGDLDFVRKNLGSLRAALDYCAGTDSDGDGLIENTIAGHGWIEGGRLYGASASFYLNCIWLAALRGVGELAEKLRDAELRNTVASLEEKAVAGLGKFYDPSNGYALGIDRYGRQMPYRTVMASMGVIFDAVSSESIGEQFDEFATDDFSTDWGVRIIGKSSGIFNPKGYHEGSVWPLFTGWAALAQFKIGADLDGYNHTLANLYTCRDFSGGYIPEVLNGESYELSGVCPHQAWSETMGFHPFYEGVLGFEPDSLRGTLRLGPSIPPNLGRLEAGPLVFGDNSLDLRYASSVVLGELIGVTQRFELRLKREVPVYFTPHIPAYAGRIEFSVNGRKRPVKVYRRRTATACRIEPDGPVSGRELEIEVRYSVPFLLMSVEPQLHRGKKSRQPRIVSIERTNKGWELTLAVPGGRSCIPFLASKGLKAKNAVFEDGKLCVSGDRTGYELVKILLRHEELPIL, from the coding sequence ATGATTCGAATACTGGGAAAACGTGAAAGCCGCCTGGAAAAAATCATTTCAAAAACTAAACACAGTGTCAGTCATGATTTAGATACTGTAAGTAAAAATGATGTAGTTTTATTTATAGATACAGTACCCGATAAAGATATACTATCTAGAACTATCGGCAGGACTCCGGTCGTGCTTTACGGCTCTGCCGTGAAGGCTCTCCAGTTGATCGGTATCGAAGAGAGAGGAGCGATAGAAGAGTCGAGAGTCTCTTTGAGCGACGCTCCGTGGGATAAGAGGGGTTTCCAGTCTTACAGGGGTCACCCGCTCTTTCACGGGCTGCACGGCGGCTTTTACAGCATCCATCTCAACGCGTACGAAAAGATGCCCGACGTTTTTTATTACAGGGGAAATGCGGCGAAAGTGATCGCTGTGGAAAAGCGATATATAAGCTATGTAAGAGAGAATGCTTTAATCTGGCTCCACACGTTTGAAGGGTTTCCCGTTCTTTCGATCGGCGGCTTGTTGCCGCTAGAGCGTGAAGACGACCCATACTGGAGAGAAGTCGAAAAGTTCGTTGAAAACACTCTTGAATTCATGTCGGGTGGTGGACAGGGAGGATCATACTGGACCGAGGCGTATTGCGTTTGCAGGCACGTTTTCTTCGACCGTGATTCTGAGATTCCCTCGCTTTCTCCCGTTATAATCTGGCCGGACGCTTCCATCGCCGTCGAAAATGCCTGCGGTTACCTGAGTACTTCCGGAGAGAGATTGCTGGCAAATATGAGTGATGAGCGGATAGAAGAGGTCTGGGCTCACCCTTTCAGGATTCTAAAATTTCTGGAATTCTCCATCGACGGAAAGCCACTTCCTCTGAGCGCCAGGTCGGTTTTTTGCACGCCCGAAAGAGTGGAGTTCAAACTGGAGTGCGGAAGAATTAATGTCTTCAGCAGTCTGAAGGAGCCCTTCCTCTTCGTGCAGGTAGACCCGAACGATCGACGGGAACATACTATTGGTGTTTTATTCGAGTCGGACATGAGAATCATGTGGCCCATGGACGAAGCTTACAGCGGCGATAGGTTCTACACCGTCTTCGAAAGAGGTGTCCGCCTTTTCACCGAAGACGGTCAAATGAGAGCTTTAATAGTCAACTCGAATCCGGTGAGGATAGAAATCGGCGACGACGGAAAGTCGGTCACCGGAAGATTCGAGAGTCGCTTCGAAGGGACCGGTTATATGGCGATAATCGCAAGCATCGCGGGCGAGGAGTGCCCCCGATCGATCGATATGCAGAAAGAGATAGAAAGGGCCAGAAACTTCTATACGGCCTATCTGGAAAGGGGAAGGGTGAGAACCGACGATCACCGTCTGAACGAGGCTCTCGATCTGGCGCGCGTGGGCGCTATCAAATTCAGGGCCGCCACTCCCGGCATAGGAACCGGCCTCATGGCAGGGTACGCTTCGAGCAGGCCGGGGTGGTTCAGCGCTAGACCCGGGTATGCCTGGTATTTCGGCCGCGACAGTCTATGGTGTTCGCTGGCCCTTCTGGATATCGGGGACTTCGAAACCGTGAGGGAAAATCTCGAACTTCTGATCAAGTACCGGAGGCTTGACGGGAAGATCTATCACGAATTGACCTCGAGTGGTGTGGTTCACTACGACGCCGCCGATTCGACACCACTCTTTCTGTACACCCTTTACAGATATGTCAAGCACACGGGCGACCTCGATTTCGTCAGAAAAAATCTCGGCTCTCTGCGCGCGGCTCTCGATTACTGCGCCGGAACCGATTCAGACGGGGACGGTCTAATAGAGAACACTATTGCCGGGCACGGCTGGATCGAAGGGGGCAGGCTTTACGGGGCGAGCGCCTCGTTCTATCTCAACTGTATATGGCTGGCGGCCCTCAGGGGAGTCGGGGAACTGGCCGAAAAACTCCGTGACGCTGAGTTGCGAAATACGGTCGCCTCCTTGGAGGAGAAGGCGGTCGCAGGACTGGGAAAATTCTACGACCCTTCGAATGGATACGCGCTCGGCATAGACCGGTACGGAAGGCAGATGCCCTACAGGACCGTCATGGCTTCGATGGGCGTAATCTTCGACGCTGTGTCGAGCGAGAGTATCGGAGAACAGTTCGATGAGTTCGCCACCGACGACTTCTCTACCGACTGGGGTGTAAGGATAATCGGGAAGAGCTCGGGCATCTTCAACCCCAAAGGTTACCACGAGGGAAGCGTCTGGCCCCTCTTCACGGGCTGGGCTGCTCTGGCGCAGTTCAAAATCGGAGCCGATCTCGACGGTTACAACCACACTCTGGCCAACCTGTACACTTGCAGGGACTTCTCAGGAGGCTATATACCGGAGGTTCTCAACGGCGAGTCCTATGAGCTTTCGGGAGTCTGCCCGCACCAGGCCTGGTCGGAAACTATGGGCTTTCATCCCTTTTACGAAGGCGTACTGGGCTTCGAACCGGATTCTCTTAGGGGAACGTTGAGACTCGGGCCTTCCATACCGCCGAATCTGGGAAGGCTCGAAGCCGGGCCGCTGGTCTTCGGAGACAACTCGCTAGATCTCCGTTACGCTTCTTCCGTAGTCCTGGGCGAATTAATAGGGGTGACTCAGCGTTTCGAATTGAGACTCAAGAGGGAGGTTCCCGTTTACTTCACTCCCCATATACCGGCATACGCCGGAAGGATAGAATTCAGCGTAAACGGCCGCAAAAGACCGGTCAAGGTTTACCGGCGGAGAACGGCGACCGCCTGCAGAATTGAGCCGGACGGACCGGTGAGCGGCAGGGAACTGGAGATCGAGGTCAGGTACAGCGTCCCCTTCCTCCTGATGTCAGTAGAACCGCAGTTGCACAGGGGAAAGAAGAGCCGCCAGCCCAGGATCGTCTCCATCGAAAGAACAAATAAAGGCTGGGAGTTGACACTCGCCGTTCCGGGCGGAAGATCGTGCATTCCCTTCCTGGCCTCGAAGGGTTTGAAAGCCAAAAACGCCGTCTTTGAGGACGGGAAGCTGTGTGTTTCTGGCGACCGGACGGGATACGAACTCGTAAAAATCTTACTTCGACACGAAGAACTCCCTATCCTCTGA
- a CDS encoding glycoside hydrolase family 172 protein, translated as MFNLEDLSQLRNELSRSISAENPYGRVSGGALEDPNGSGPARRLGKGWKVRPCIDIQPGETVELAKITGPGTIRHIWMTVDSKAYRSCLIRFYWDGEPFPSVEAPLGDFFACTHGLRYSVNSLPVAVNPSGGFNCYWPMPFRESARITLENLAAKPVQNFFYQFDYSLGQLPEGAAYFHASWRRSMTTRENPEHIILDGVSGTGHYVGTVAAWTQFSNGWWGEGEVKFFLEGEEDPTICTTGTEDYFGGAWCFGETFSAPFCGYPLWRKEEGEVPRHGLYRWHICDPVRFRKSIKVTVQALGWYPDGTFQPLTDDIATVAYWYQNEPHRNFAAVYTLQELWPR; from the coding sequence ATGTTCAATCTAGAAGATCTTAGCCAGTTGAGAAACGAACTGTCAAGATCCATATCGGCCGAAAACCCCTATGGGAGGGTGTCGGGGGGAGCCTTGGAAGATCCCAATGGTTCCGGCCCGGCGAGAAGGCTGGGAAAGGGCTGGAAGGTGAGGCCCTGCATAGATATACAGCCGGGTGAAACGGTTGAGCTGGCCAAAATCACTGGACCGGGAACTATTAGACATATCTGGATGACCGTCGATAGCAAAGCCTACAGAAGTTGCCTCATAAGATTCTATTGGGACGGCGAACCCTTTCCTTCAGTCGAAGCTCCCCTGGGAGATTTCTTCGCCTGCACGCACGGTTTGAGGTATAGCGTGAACTCGCTGCCCGTCGCTGTGAATCCGTCTGGTGGCTTCAATTGCTATTGGCCAATGCCTTTCAGGGAGAGCGCGAGGATTACACTGGAGAATCTCGCGGCCAAACCCGTTCAGAATTTCTTCTACCAGTTCGACTATTCGCTCGGCCAGCTTCCAGAGGGTGCCGCGTATTTTCACGCGTCTTGGCGGAGGTCTATGACTACCCGAGAGAATCCTGAACACATAATTCTCGACGGGGTCAGCGGTACCGGTCACTATGTAGGCACGGTCGCAGCCTGGACGCAGTTCTCGAACGGCTGGTGGGGAGAGGGAGAGGTCAAGTTCTTCCTTGAGGGGGAAGAAGATCCGACCATCTGCACGACAGGAACTGAGGATTACTTCGGAGGTGCCTGGTGTTTTGGTGAGACTTTCTCCGCGCCTTTTTGTGGCTACCCACTCTGGAGAAAAGAGGAGGGAGAAGTTCCCAGACACGGTCTATACCGCTGGCACATATGCGACCCAGTCAGGTTCAGAAAGTCGATAAAGGTAACTGTTCAGGCCCTCGGCTGGTACCCGGATGGAACTTTCCAACCTTTGACAGACGATATAGCGACCGTCGCGTACTGGTACCAGAACGAACCCCACCGAAACTTCGCGGCAGTTTACACCCTCCAGGAACTCTGGCCGAGATAG